The genomic interval TGAAGAAGTAGCAAAAGAAATTTTAAAGTACGAGGCGTTTACAGATATAGAATTCAATCCAAAGCGCTCTTTTAATTGTCAGGCTGAAGCGTGTGCTATCTACGTTTCTTTAGTAAAACAAAAAAATTTAGAAGAAGCTTTGAAGAACATTAAAACCTTTGAAAGTATTGTATATTAAAAAGAATAAGTGCTATTTTGATTTCACTAGTATATTAAGATGATATAAAAATTGTAAAAAACATACTCTTTCAACATATTTTATGTAATAATAAAAATGAATAAGATAACAAAGGGGTTATGTTGTATGAGTGAGTTAATAGCAGCGTTAGTTGGTGCAGTTTTAGCATTGATTGGTACGATTATAGGAATTAAGATGCAATTTAAGAAGCAAGATGAAGATCGTGAAAAGGAGTATCATAATGATTTAGTAAGTATGATTGATATTATGGTATTTAAAGCATCTAAAGTTAGAAACAATCAATTAGATTTTAATAACGCAAATCTTAGTAAAGAAGATACAATTAATATTTACCAAGAAATTGAAGGAGATTATTTAGCACTAGATCAACAGCTTCAAACTTTAATCGTAATGATGAGTCATCATAGCGATAAATCTAATAGTGATATTCAAAAATTATTATCGAGTTACCAACCGTTAGAATACAGATATAACAAATTTAAGGTTGCACATAAAATTTATAGACAACAATTTGATGAAAAAGACTTCGATAAAAATGCAATTGCATTTTCAAAAAGAAAATTTGACGAAGCAGTGCATCGATTTATTTACAACATTAAAGATTTTTCAAAAGAACGCTATAACCATGATATTTATGAACCTAAATTAAACGCGCTAGTCGATAAAGAAGATGCTAAAAAATATAGAGACTACAGCAAAGTATATAGTGGTTAAAAAGTAAGCAATTAATTATTTAAATACTTAAAACGTCGTGTAGATGCACGGCGTTTTTTTAATGTAAGACTCTTAATGCACAATACAAAAATAAAGCATCTCACAATTTTAACGGATTAAAGATGATTTTAACCATTATCTCACAAATGCTGCATAGTATTTTTAACCATTTTATTACAACCTAATATATTAAAAAGTGTAATATTAATTTAAAAATGACAAAAAGCGGATACATCTCATAGATGCATCCGCTTCTCCTCTTACTGTTGAACTGTCTCTTTAAAGTTTTCTAAACGTCTTTCTTTTTCCTCATCGCTAATGTTGTGTTTAGCAACATAACGGTTGCGTTCATGTTCTGCACATTCTTTACAGCAAGCGCCTAAATAACGGTGTTCATTTTCTTCAGAAACTAAGATTTGTTTATTGCATTCCGGGTTGCTGCAATTGATATAACGTTCGCAAGGTGTACCATCGAACCATTCTTTACCGATGACTGTTTTTTCAACTTGGTTAACATCTACACTGATACGTTCATCAAAGACATACATTTTACCATCCCAAAGTTCACCTTTTGTTTCAGGATCTTTACCATAAGTTGCGATTCCGCCTTCAAGTTGCGCTACATCTTCAAAACCTTCTTTTAAAAGGAAGCCTGAGAATTTTTCACAACGGATACCGCCAGTACAATAAGTGACAATTTTTTTATCCATGAACATTTCTTTGTTTTCTTTAATCCAATCAGGTAAATCTCTGAAACGTGTAATGTTAGGGCGTACAGCGCCTCGGAAATGACCTAAATCAAATTCATAGTCGTTACGTGCATCGATAACGATAGTTTCATCATCTTCTAAAGCTTCACGGAATTCAGAAGGTGACAAATATTTACCTGTTGTTTCACGTGGGTCGATGTCGTTGTCTAAATCAAGCGCAACGATTTCTTTTCTAGGACGCACATGCATCTTTTTGAAAGCATGTTCTTCCGCTTCATCGATTTTGAAAGTGATATCTTTAAAACGTTCATCAGCACGCATATGTGCAATATATTTATCTGTATCTTCTTTTGTGCCGGATAAAGTACCGTTGATACCTTCAGTGGATACTAAAATACGGCCTTTTAAGTTGTTCTCTTTACAAAATTCTAAATGCTCTGCAGCAAAAGTTTCGGGGTCATCGATTGTGACATATTTATAATATAACAATACTCTATAATCCATAATTATTACTCCTCATATTCTCTATCATTATTTATTATAAAGGAAAAAGGGCAGACGTTAATGATGCAGAAGACTGATTTTAAACCTAAATGCATCCATTTAATGCGTTATTCAAGCAATTTTCCATGTAATTCGCAAATTTTTCTCCTATCATATCTTAACAAAAAACACAAAAGATGCAATGCGGGGTGCTCAGATTCAACGCTTAATCAAACTTGCGAATATCTAATAAATACCAAGTGTAGTGGAGGATAACGAATATAACAACAACCGTCGCAAAAATAATTTCAATCACTGCTAAAGACCAAATTATTTCCGGGGGAATAAAAGGCAATGATACATTTTGAGCAACACTGTACGTAGCAGATGCTGTTGTTACCCAAGGGAATGTGAGTGCTGCATAGGCTGGTGTAAAACGGTTAGTTAGAATCTTAGGAATAAAGCATAATGAAAATATGAACAACAGTTGAGACATTATAAAGAATAAATCTATATAAAGATAAGAATAATCTGTTTCATTCATTAAATAACCATTCAAACATAAAGCAGCAGGTGCACTTATAATCACAACCATCGGCAATTGCAGTCGTCCATAATATTTCCATGATTGTTCAAGCACTATAATCGTAATGAGTGTTAAAAATGACATTGAGCCCATAACAATAGCAATATCTCCTATTATCTTATAAAAGTTCGGTGCTGATTCAGCAATAACACCTACCCCTACAAACATAACAAACCAACTGGTATTAGGCGGTGTGAATCGATCACGCGGGATATGGTAAATACAAAAAATTGCCATCATAATGACGTGCATCATAATCGCGCCAAACCATAAAATTGTTAAAAATGAAGAAGTGATGCCAAAAGACTGCTTAATAACAGCAAGCATAGTTATCAACATCATCGGCAAGGCTGGGAAAATTGCAAAGATGTTTGTGTTTTTCAATTCATTCACAATGTCTTTTGGGTAAATACAACTCTTTAATATAAATAATGCGACACATAAACAACTGATGATAAAGGAAACTAACCCGGCAATAATCATATTTAAATGATAGAACAACGTACTTAACGTCATGACGCCGAGCGCTAATCCATTTATGGCCACAGGTACTTTGCGTAATATATGTAATAGCATACTTTATAACCTCTTTAAATTTATCTCTCTAGTGTAAGTTTATATGAATAACGTCTCATATAGAAGACTTGAGCAAAATAAAAAGAATCACCTTGTTATTCAAAGTGATTCTTCTCATTTGTTTAATGTCCGTTAGATTGATTAGGTTCAGCTTGTTTTTGAGGTGCAGGCTGTGTTTTTTGTACGGGTGTATTATTTTGATTTTGTGTTTGATTTTGTTGTGGTTGTGCAGGTTGTTGAGGCTGCTTAGGTTGTGCTTGAGATGGTGCAGGTTGTGTTGGTGCTGCTTTTGGTTTTTCAGCTTCTTTAGGTGTTTGACGCGTTGTTTCAGTACGTTGAGTCTGTTCTTGTTTAGGTGCAACATAATAAGAACGTTGCTGTGTTTGTTGGCTTTGACTCGTATCTTGCTGATATTGTGTCGTGTCTTCTTGAGTTGGTTCGTCAACTCGTTTTGTTTCAACTTTTTTCTTTTTATCTGATTTATCTTTGTCGGCTTTGTTGTCTTTAGCGTCTTTCTTTTCATAATATTTCAGAGCACTTGCTTGATCACTCTTCATATATTTTTGATACGCAATCACACCGCTTACGGCGATACCTGTAATTAACAAGGCTGTAACAACAACCGCTGCTATTCTTTTAAATGCTTGTCCCATGCGTAGCGACTCCTTATATCATGTTTAATCGTGGTGCTGTCTTCAATATACATAATCATTTTATAGAATAGAGATAAACATTTCCACTGATTTAAAGTAATTTTTTGAAAAGATCGTTGAAACATACAAGCGTTATGAAATATTGTCGTCATTTTAAGTGGAGATATTGTATGATAAAAGAAAAAATGAGGTACATCTATGATTAAACTTACAGATTTTATAACAACACCCAATATAAAGCGCACTAAAATTAAATTTAATATGAATGCCAGCGATATAACAAAACGCGCTTGGGACTTTCTTTTAGAAGACCATCCAGGATGGATAGAACTTAATGCGTGGAAAACTAAACAGACGAATAATAATCTGAATCATGCAGACTACTTGATTGCTCTAGCGCAGTATTATCCGTACGGGCCTGAGTATTTCGTATTTGGCGGCTTATACAAGGTTGAAAAAATAATTCCGGAAGTTTTTGATAAACCAGGTTATAAACTGACTCTAATGAATGAATATCAAGAATATATCAAACGGTTAATCATTAAAATAGACCGCCCTATAGGAAGGGATGTCTATAATCGCTTGTACAGCAATGTTCAAGCACAATTGAATCCTGAAGTGTATGAAATTGTGCCTAATGTAAAATTGGGACATTTTCCTGGTTATCAAAATATTTGTATGACGCATAAAGAATTAAAACAAATTGTGGAACGTAATGAACCGAGCTGGCAAGAAGCACTCAGTTATGTAAAAGGTGTATATGTGATTACAGATATGCATAATGGACAACTTTATATCGGTTCAGCTTCAGGCAATACTGATGGGATTTGGCAAAGATGGGCAGGATATGCACACCCAAACAATTTAACTGGAGGAAATAAAGCGTTTTTAAAAATATTAGAAGATAAAGGATCTAAGTATATTACTGATAACTTTCAGTATTCCATTATTGAGATTTTTGATACTAAAACAAAAGTGGAAACGATATTGGAGCGTGAAAATTATTGGAAGAATGTATTTAAAACGAAAGATTTCGGGATGAATCATAATTAAAGTGTAAATGTTTAATCTAAAATTAAAGTGGTATAAAATTTATAGCCAACAAATCTAAAAGCGAGGTTGATAAACATGGCAGAAATTAAACAAGGTAACAATAAGTTTTACGTTGGAGATTCTGAAGAGCAGCCGGAAGCAGAGATTACGTACGTATCAGCTGGCGAAGATAAAATTGATGTAAACCATACTGGTGTCAGCGGAAGTTTAGAAGGACAAGGTATCGGTACTCAATTAGTTAAAAGAGTTGTAGAATATGCGAAAGAAAATAATTTAAAAATTATCCCGTCTTGTCCATTTGCGAAAAAAGTAATTGAAGAAACGCCTGAATTCCAAGACGTTTTAGCATAAAGGAAGTCTAGAGGGAGTCTAAAGACAGATGGCTGTCCCAGCGCATTTATTAGTGCTGGGACAGCCTTTTTATATATTATATCTCTTCTAAATTATTTTCGATTTCTGTGCGGCGGTCTTCAAGGAAGTCAGGCAAAGAAAGTGACTTTCCTAAGTTTTCGACTTTTGTATCTACTGTGAAACCAGGTGCTTCAGTCGCAAACTCATACATAATTTTATTATGGCGATAGTAAAGTGATTTAAAGAAATAGCGATCAATAATGCCAGTATTGCTGTCTGGAAGTTGATTGATTCTTTGACGTATGTCTTCTAAATCTTCATCGGTAGGAACACTGACCGCAATATGATGGACATAGCCTCTGCCAGGTTTTACACGTTCTCCGCTATCTTCGACTAAAACAAAGTTAGAATAAATGCCTTCTGAATCTAGTGTATAAACATCTTCAGCTAACGGTTGATAGCCTAGTATATCAACTAGGAAGTCTGCGGTAGGTCTTGTATCTCGCAATCGCAATTCTACTGGTCCCATGCCTAGTATCTGTACATTTTCTGGTATATCTGAATAAGGATTGTGTTGCCAAACTTCAGGGGTTTTATGATTGTGATTATCTATTAAAATGAGTTCTAATCCATCTGGATCTTGAAACGTAAGTGCTTGTTGTCCCAAATACGTTGTAGCATTAGTCTGTATTTCGTAATGATTCAAACGTTCTTCAAAGAAATCTAAAGCGTGTTTATCAGGTACAAGCAAAGCAATACGTGCAATACTGTTTGTGCCTGGATGATGTTTTCCTAAATTAGGCATCTCAAAAAATGTTAATAAAGTTCCAGGTGTTCCTGTTTGATCTCCATAAAATAAATGGTACATCGTAGGATTATCTTGGTTCACGGTTTTTTCAACTAAACGAAGCCCTAAAATTTCAGTATAAAAATATTTGTTTTGACGCGCGTCTTTTGTGTACATAGAAATGTGATGATGTCCTGTGATTGGCATACTATCCCTCTTTTCCAGTCTATATTAAGTATAAAAAGTATACTTAAATCATATAACTATTTAGAAGGAAGGTAAAGCTATAAGCTTATCTTTAAATCTGTTTCTTTAAGAATTATTGGAATCTATGATATAACGGGTATAAGGAGAGAAATATACATGAAAAGATTACCAATAATAATCCTTAAATTTATGTTCTATTTTGATATCATGTTCTTCTTTGAATACGTTGTATTTGATAAGGTAGATTACCTTTATTGTTTAGGTTTAGCATTAGCGCTTGTGATCTTTACAGAAATAGGTAATCCAAAGAACAAGAAGAAGAAAAAACATGATGATGACAATAAATGACGGGTATAATCAACTAAAAGATAAACAGACGATTGGATGATAACAAAATGAATGTACCAAGAATGTTAATGTATGTGGCACTTATGTGCTTTATAGTCATTGTAGAAATGATATTAGTTGCGACAGTAGGATTACCGAAATATATAGTTATTGTAATTAGCGTTATTCTTTTGATTTTGGTGGTACTTATCGTAATGGAAGTTGTTAAGAGGAAAAAGAAATAAGTAGCACTTCTATAAAGATCAAATAATTTGATAAGGTGGTTAACCCTGAATGGATTCGATGAAAATCACAGTGTTGTCCGTAATTGTGTTTTTGCTTATCGCATTAGAGGTAGCAATGAATAGTTATGCTAACCCTCATTTATTCTTGATGACAGTAATAAGTATATTTACTGTAGTTGCCGCTGGAGTATTAGTATCTGAAGTCATAAAAGGTTACAAACAAGGTTATAAAGAATGAACTCTCAAGCTTGTACGTTGTAAAAGACGTGCGAGCTTATTTTTATTGTTATTTTAAAAGAAGGCAATTCAAATTCGTACATGTAACAATGTTATGTTACACTGTTGGTAGGAGGTATCGCTCTATGCCAGAACAACTTATTAGTAAGAAAGAACTTTTATTGAAGTGTGACATTACTTATGGTCAGCTTTATCGTTGGAAACGCAAGAATCTAATCCCTGATGAATGGTTTATTCGTAAATCAACTTATACAGGTCAGGAATCCTTTCTGCCGAAAGATAAGGTATTGAAGCGTATCAAAGATATACAAAAATATAAAAATGAATATTCCTTAGATGAATTGGCGAAGATGTTTGCTGAAGAAGGAGAAGCAGCAGAGAATAATGTAATCAGTGATGAAACATTGATGAATCAATGGTCACGTTATTTTATGAATGAAGTAGGGGAAACATTGTTGAATGAATATCCTAAGCAAAAAGCTGTTTATGTTGGAACAATTTTAAATGATGTATTAACAAAGAGTATTATATCGATGGATGAATTGCAGGATTTAAAAGACTTTTTACTTCAAAACAGCAAGGAAAATAAACAGGCGGTCTTATATATTTGTCGAAAACTAGGCATCACTTTTTATTTACTTGTTGAGCAACAAACGGAAATTATTTTAGATAAAAGCGTTAAAGTGCTTGATACGATTCAAGCAGAGAAGCTATTTATGAAAGAACAGTGAAGATATGAGATAATAGTACAGATATCTTACTTAATACAGATGTGAAGGAATGTATTCAAGTTTAAGCATACAGTAAAAATAATGCCCCAAACAGATAAACTGTTTGGGGTTTGTTGATTACTTGTTTTTAGTTGCTCTAATGAATAGTCCGAGTAACGTGAACGTTGTTACAGCAAATACGATATTCATGATTGAAAGAATCTCTATGATGACAACGTCTTTACCTAAACGTTCAAATGCATTCTGCTGCATCTCTTGATCAGTGTTAAAGTTACCTTCTTCTACACGTGAAGGCTTTTCTTCTAAATCTTTCATCATTCTGTCTTCTACAAAAGGCATAATGGATTCCTCCTTTGTTGCTAAATCCATTCCCTCTTATCATAAAAACAAACTTTAAACCGTTCTTTCTTCTTGTTGTAATGCACGATAACTTATCCAACTGCTGATTAAACCAATGATTAAGATGGCAGTCGCAAATAACAATGCAGAGTTATAATTGCCGGATTTTCCGATAAGGTAACCTGAAACAAAAGGTGCAATCATTTGTCCAATACTGTAGATAACAGTTAATGTCGCAATGAAGTTAGACTTACTGCCTGTTTGGAACATTAGCATTTGTCCTTTGGACATAAATAGTGTTGTGAGACCTAAGAAAGTACTGCCGAATAATAGTGAACTGATAATCAAGCTGGCAATATCATGAGAAATCACAGGTAAACAAACACTGATAATTTGTAATCCGAAGGCCATGTAAGTTGCTTTACTATAATCTAATTTTTCCGCAATCATCGACCAAACAACAGTAGAAGGAATTGCGCCTAATCCTACAAACATCCAACTTAAAGCTGCATATTCAGAAAATGCAGGAATAGATTTGATAATCGCAACTAAGAAAGTTCCTGTAATGATATAACCCGCACCTTCGCAAAAGTAGGCGATCGAGAACCAGCGCATAAACTTGGGATTTAGACGGTGGGTAGTCTTACTTCCTTTGTTATCCTGAGCATGTGTCTCTACTGGAGGATTTTCTTTCATAAAGAAGATGACCAGTAATCCGAGTATTAAAGAGAATACACCTAGGATAATCCAAGTCATCTGCCAAGTGGATTCATCCGTAAAGAAGAATACATAAATACTGCTTGAGAATAACCCTAGACCTACCGCACTATATAACAACCCGGAAATACCTTCCTTGTGAGCCTGGCGCAATGCTTCTAAAACTACATTTGAAGCAAGTACAAAGACAGTCCCGCTTGTGATACCAGCAATGAGACGCAGTATTGACCATAATATGTAATTTGTCGTGAATCCCATTAAGATAATGGAGAGAATATTAAGTATTAGATAGATTTTGACATCTACAACTTTGCTTTTGAAAATGAAAAACATGGGAATAATCGCACCGAGTAAATAACCAAGATAATTAATGGTCGCAAGTAATCCTGCGGCTTGATCACTCATATGCTCAGCATGTTGCATGAACGGTAAAATCGGCGTATAGGCAAAACGCCCGATTGCCATAACAATAAATAAAGAAGCCATTCCCAATAAAAGCTGTCTATGAGCATGATGATTCATAGAATCGCCTCCTTTTGTGATATGGCCTCTATTATACGCTTATTAATCTATTAATAATAATGAAGTTTTATGAATATTAAGATAAGTTAAACTTATCGTTGTTTTTTACGCAGAGAATAAACTTTTTAGATGGTATCTTATCCCTCAATTATTAACTCGTTGATTTTTTGATACCGAATATTTTCCAATAAGTCCCAAGTCTCCAAATATATTCAAGTGGCCCATATTTAAAGTTTTTCAACCAAATACTAGAGAAAGTAAATTGAATGATATAAATTACGAGGCAAATCCAAAATGTATTCATAAAATCAACGTGGTGTTTGCCAAATATTAATATAGCAACATAAATCAATAATGTTTGCCCGATATAGTTTGTAAGTGCCATTCTGCCATACAGACGTAATGGCGATAACAATTTACCGATAATATCAACTCTGACGAGTAATAAAAGTAATGATACATAAAACACCGCAATAAATGGGCTAGTGATGATCAGTAAGTGATCATATATTTCTCGATTTTGAATGAATATATCAGCTTCTTTTTTGCTTAAATGAGGGACGAGCATTGGGTTATTAATTAATTGATGCGCTTTAAATAATACAGTCCAGCTTGCTAAAGATAAAATACCTGAAACAGCAGTTACAAGTGTTAAAATCTTTGTTTTAATATGAGTGAATAATTCAAATTGACCTGCAGCTAAACCTAAAATAAAGTAGGGTAAAGGCAGAATGATTTTGCTGTTTAAATATATAAAAGCGATTAATATAACGAGACCTATTACTAAATTAATATATTTATTCAAATAAAAGAAGGGGATTAAAAATAAGCCGAAAATAGCATATATGAATAAAGCCTCTCCTGGCTGCAAGAATTGATGTATAATCCCGAATATTCCTAAGAAGAAAAGACGTCTTAAAAATAATTTGTTGGCATTTAAACCTTTCTGTTTAGCGTTATTAATAAAAATATAAAAACCTACTCCGAATAAAAATGAGAAAATCGCAAAAAATTTATTTTCTACAAAATAATCGATAAGAGCTAAGTAATTAACTTGGTTTTGATTAATTAAGTCAGAAGGCTGCATCATTGATATAATATTAGTCAAGATAATACCTAATAATGCAAAACCTCTCATAAAATCTAATTCTGAAATTCTTTTTGTCTGCACTTGCATAAATAACTCCTTCTGAACTACTCTTTTTCAATTGCTTTTAATGCTTGCTGAGGTACATCGTTTTTACTTACTTCTTCGAATGTTTCAACATGGGCACCTTTATGTTTAATTTTGAGATAATGATCTGTTTTTAATTTCTGAATGGCTTCAAATGTTATCTTTCGGCTTTTTCCTTTTTCGTTATAAACAGGCTGTGTATAGCTTACTCTGTTATACTCCAATTGTTTGTCAGGACGCTTTGTTTTGAGATAGCTTTCTTCTTTTTTAACTAGAGGATTAAATTGATGAAGTATAGCAAAATATTCTCCTTCTTGATGTTTATCATTTGAAAATATATAAATTAAAGCCGAGGCAAAAAATATTAAAGGTAAAATAATAATAAATGATTTTTTCATAACTTCTCCTTTCAACAATCACTATCGTAGCAAGGATTTGAAGCGCTGCCTACTTACAGTTTTGTCACCTTTGTGTTATATGGGTTTAAGTATTAAAGAGAATTTTAAAAGCAGATTTTTTCGTAATAAAAAGAATGTATCAAGAGGTAAGGAAATAATTAAGTAATTGAAAATAAAAGATGAGACTAGGTACATAAAGCACCTAATCTCATCTTAAATAATATTTTTATCATATTTTAACGAATATGTTTATTTGTCATCTTTTTTATCTTTTTTGTCGCCGCCTAATTTATCTTTAGCGTACTCTTTACCTTTATCAATGTACTCATCTTTGTGTTCGTTTAAATGTTCTTCGCCTTTTTTCTTAATATCGTCAAAGTTCATAATTTATTCCTCCTTCAAATTTAAGTACAGTTATGGGTTACCCCGTGATGAGGTACTGAAA from Staphylococcus condimenti carries:
- a CDS encoding GIY-YIG nuclease family protein — its product is MIKLTDFITTPNIKRTKIKFNMNASDITKRAWDFLLEDHPGWIELNAWKTKQTNNNLNHADYLIALAQYYPYGPEYFVFGGLYKVEKIIPEVFDKPGYKLTLMNEYQEYIKRLIIKIDRPIGRDVYNRLYSNVQAQLNPEVYEIVPNVKLGHFPGYQNICMTHKELKQIVERNEPSWQEALSYVKGVYVITDMHNGQLYIGSASGNTDGIWQRWAGYAHPNNLTGGNKAFLKILEDKGSKYITDNFQYSIIEIFDTKTKVETILERENYWKNVFKTKDFGMNHN
- a CDS encoding TDT family transporter, which translates into the protein MLLHILRKVPVAINGLALGVMTLSTLFYHLNMIIAGLVSFIISCLCVALFILKSCIYPKDIVNELKNTNIFAIFPALPMMLITMLAVIKQSFGITSSFLTILWFGAIMMHVIMMAIFCIYHIPRDRFTPPNTSWFVMFVGVGVIAESAPNFYKIIGDIAIVMGSMSFLTLITIIVLEQSWKYYGRLQLPMVVIISAPAALCLNGYLMNETDYSYLYIDLFFIMSQLLFIFSLCFIPKILTNRFTPAYAALTFPWVTTASATYSVAQNVSLPFIPPEIIWSLAVIEIIFATVVVIFVILHYTWYLLDIRKFD
- a CDS encoding YbfB/YjiJ family MFS transporter; its protein translation is MNHHAHRQLLLGMASLFIVMAIGRFAYTPILPFMQHAEHMSDQAAGLLATINYLGYLLGAIIPMFFIFKSKVVDVKIYLILNILSIILMGFTTNYILWSILRLIAGITSGTVFVLASNVVLEALRQAHKEGISGLLYSAVGLGLFSSSIYVFFFTDESTWQMTWIILGVFSLILGLLVIFFMKENPPVETHAQDNKGSKTTHRLNPKFMRWFSIAYFCEGAGYIITGTFLVAIIKSIPAFSEYAALSWMFVGLGAIPSTVVWSMIAEKLDYSKATYMAFGLQIISVCLPVISHDIASLIISSLLFGSTFLGLTTLFMSKGQMLMFQTGSKSNFIATLTVIYSIGQMIAPFVSGYLIGKSGNYNSALLFATAILIIGLISSWISYRALQQEERTV
- a CDS encoding YxeA family protein; translated protein: MKKSFIIILPLIFFASALIYIFSNDKHQEGEYFAILHQFNPLVKKEESYLKTKRPDKQLEYNRVSYTQPVYNEKGKSRKITFEAIQKLKTDHYLKIKHKGAHVETFEEVSKNDVPQQALKAIEKE
- a CDS encoding rhodanese-related sulfurtransferase, whose product is MDYRVLLYYKYVTIDDPETFAAEHLEFCKENNLKGRILVSTEGINGTLSGTKEDTDKYIAHMRADERFKDITFKIDEAEEHAFKKMHVRPRKEIVALDLDNDIDPRETTGKYLSPSEFREALEDDETIVIDARNDYEFDLGHFRGAVRPNITRFRDLPDWIKENKEMFMDKKIVTYCTGGIRCEKFSGFLLKEGFEDVAQLEGGIATYGKDPETKGELWDGKMYVFDERISVDVNQVEKTVIGKEWFDGTPCERYINCSNPECNKQILVSEENEHRYLGACCKECAEHERNRYVAKHNISDEEKERRLENFKETVQQ
- a CDS encoding VOC family protein, whose protein sequence is MPITGHHHISMYTKDARQNKYFYTEILGLRLVEKTVNQDNPTMYHLFYGDQTGTPGTLLTFFEMPNLGKHHPGTNSIARIALLVPDKHALDFFEERLNHYEIQTNATTYLGQQALTFQDPDGLELILIDNHNHKTPEVWQHNPYSDIPENVQILGMGPVELRLRDTRPTADFLVDILGYQPLAEDVYTLDSEGIYSNFVLVEDSGERVKPGRGYVHHIAVSVPTDEDLEDIRQRINQLPDSNTGIIDRYFFKSLYYRHNKIMYEFATEAPGFTVDTKVENLGKSLSLPDFLEDRRTEIENNLEEI
- a CDS encoding DUF418 domain-containing protein translates to MQVQTKRISELDFMRGFALLGIILTNIISMMQPSDLINQNQVNYLALIDYFVENKFFAIFSFLFGVGFYIFINNAKQKGLNANKLFLRRLFFLGIFGIIHQFLQPGEALFIYAIFGLFLIPFFYLNKYINLVIGLVILIAFIYLNSKIILPLPYFILGLAAGQFELFTHIKTKILTLVTAVSGILSLASWTVLFKAHQLINNPMLVPHLSKKEADIFIQNREIYDHLLIITSPFIAVFYVSLLLLLVRVDIIGKLLSPLRLYGRMALTNYIGQTLLIYVAILIFGKHHVDFMNTFWICLVIYIIQFTFSSIWLKNFKYGPLEYIWRLGTYWKIFGIKKSTS
- a CDS encoding GNAT family N-acetyltransferase, which gives rise to MAEIKQGNNKFYVGDSEEQPEAEITYVSAGEDKIDVNHTGVSGSLEGQGIGTQLVKRVVEYAKENNLKIIPSCPFAKKVIEETPEFQDVLA
- a CDS encoding DUF4004 family protein, with translation MPEQLISKKELLLKCDITYGQLYRWKRKNLIPDEWFIRKSTYTGQESFLPKDKVLKRIKDIQKYKNEYSLDELAKMFAEEGEAAENNVISDETLMNQWSRYFMNEVGETLLNEYPKQKAVYVGTILNDVLTKSIISMDELQDLKDFLLQNSKENKQAVLYICRKLGITFYLLVEQQTEIILDKSVKVLDTIQAEKLFMKEQ